One Triticum dicoccoides isolate Atlit2015 ecotype Zavitan chromosome 4B, WEW_v2.0, whole genome shotgun sequence genomic window carries:
- the LOC119292541 gene encoding uncharacterized protein LOC119292541: MARMDGFHRRRLPAGEDRLGALPDDLLLDILRRLDTRTALGAAALSRRWAGLAREVPVLDLKVTDKLPPRYHRCFRLRDDARNSKISSIMSDRWHLEAIAARYERRAMRSMASSVKGLLASQARRRVERLSLEVFAYSTSSCINRVVVDAVDSWGLRDLEVVATPTGPIAYPEPPAYSFPLGLISKKPSESRLRSLKLVNCLPPPLRGFNALTMLVLRDLPAPTPPAAYEAVVADCPQLQVLHLLSCKLKIRTGRVVLDAPESEIRELVVDGGHMVVEVRSLPKLESLASLHGCVLLRSLAAVPCLARVSLACSVDRPEGGSLSALNRFHRDCLILVLVLFFRCAITVKDLVLRFTGPEMWIMPPNPFSETMSCLRRLLVADVPSSWDASWPRLLVEAAPLLESLYVHVSHGEDEPSQEEIPGETSASRHRHLKELVVIGFQRTERQMHLVRFAVEASTALRRVALLKHGRIEDKGPCCDWEVVSQQTAWRDEERLAVLDDIGCSTGRIQVVLS; this comes from the coding sequence ATGGCTAGGATGGATGGCTTCCACCGCCGGCGGCTGCCCGCGGGCGAGGACCGCCTCGGTGCCCTCCCCGACGATCTCCTCCTTGATATCCTGCGCCGCCTCGACACACGCACCGCGCTCGGCGCGGCAGCGCTCTCCAGGCGCTGGGCCGGCCTGGCCCGCGAGGTCCCCGTCCTGGACCTCAAGGTGACCGACAAACTGCCGCCGCGCTATCACCGGTGCTTCCGCCTCCGCGACGACGCTAGGAATTCGAAAATCAGCTCGATCATGTCTGACAGGTGGCATCTAGAGGCTATCGCCGCCCGGTACGAGCGCCGCGCCATGCGAtccatggcctcctccgtcaagggccTCCTGGCCAGCCAAGCTCGCCGGCGCGTGGAGAGGCTGTCGCTCGAGGTCTTCGCCTACAGCACCTCGTCCTGCATCAACCGCGTGGTGGTGGACGCCGTCGATTCCTGGGGCCTCCGGGATCTAGAGGTTGTTGCCACGCCGACAGGGCCGATCGCGTATCCGGAGCCGCCGGCCTACAGCTTCCCTCTTGGCCTCATCAGCAAGAAGCCCAGCGAGTCCCGACTGCGAAGCCTCAAGCTTGTCAACTGCTTACCCCCGCCGCTCCGGGGATTCAACGCGCTCACCATGCTCGTCCTGCGAGACCTGCCGGCTCCCACACCGCCGGCCGCATACGAGGCAGTGGTCGCCGACTGCCCGCAACTGCAGGTGCTACACCTCCTGTCATGCAAGCTCAAGATAAGAACCGGCAGGGTGGTCCTGGACGCGCCTGAATCGGAAATCCGGGAGCTTGTAGTCGACGGCGGGCACATGGTGGTCGAGGTCCGGTCTCTCCCGAAGCTCGAGAGCCTCGCCAGCCTGCACGGTTGCGTGCTGCTTCGCTCCTTAGCCGCCGTCCCGTGCCTTGCGCGCGTGAGCCTCGCCTGCTCGGTTGACCGACCGGAAGGGGGCAGTTTATCTGCCCTAAACCGTTTCCATCGAGACTGCTTGATTCTggtgctcgtgctcttcttccggtGCGCCATCACTGTGAAGGATCTCGTCTTGCGGTTCACTGGGCCAGAGATGTGGATCATGCCGCCGAATCCCTTCTCTGAAACAATGTCGTGCCTGAGAAGGCTGCTCGTCGCCGATGTGCCTTCCTCATGGGACGCATCATGGCCACGCCTGCTCGTCGAGGCAGCGCCGCTACTTGAGAGCCTTTATGTGCATGTCTCCCATGGCGAAGACGAGCCGAGTCAGGAGGAGATACCGGGGGAGACCTCGGCTTCGCGCCATCGCCATTTGAAGGAGCTGGTTGTCATTGGCTTCCAGAGGACGGAGAGACAGATGCACCTTGTGAGGTTCGCCGTGGAGGCATCCACGGCGCTGCGGCGTGTCGCTCTGCTCAAGCATGGACGCATCGAGGACAAGGGGCCCTGCTGCGACTGGGAGGTGGTGAGCCAGCAGACCGCGTGGCGCGACGAGGAGAGgctcgccgttctcgatgacatcgGCTGTTCGACGGGACGGATCCAAGTGGTGCTCAGTTGA